Proteins from one Flavobacterium sp. N2038 genomic window:
- a CDS encoding SufE family protein, with protein sequence MTIKEIQNEIIDEFSMFDDWMQRYEYIIELGKSLPLIKEEYKTDENLIKGCQSKVWLQGEQVDDKIVFTADSDAILTKGIIAILIRAFSNQKASDIINADTEFIDEIGLKEHLSATRANGLVSMIKNIKMYALAFDAKNKN encoded by the coding sequence ATGACAATAAAAGAGATACAAAACGAAATAATCGACGAATTTTCGATGTTTGATGACTGGATGCAGCGCTATGAGTACATCATCGAATTAGGAAAAAGTCTTCCTCTAATCAAAGAAGAATATAAAACTGACGAGAATTTAATCAAAGGATGTCAATCAAAAGTTTGGTTGCAAGGTGAACAAGTCGATGATAAGATTGTCTTCACTGCAGACAGTGATGCCATTTTGACTAAAGGGATAATTGCCATTTTAATTCGTGCATTCTCGAATCAAAAAGCATCAGACATCATAAATGCTGACACTGAATTTATAGACGAAATTGGATTAAAAGAACATTTATCAGCAACACGTGCCAACGGTTTGGTTTCGATGATCAAAAACATCAAAATGTACGCATTGGCTTTTGACGCAAAAAACAAAAATTAA
- a CDS encoding GxxExxY protein — MITKKYLTDLIYQVNGAAIEVHKNIGAGLLESIYHQCMIKELSLRGINFQSELKIPVEYKGLELESDLRCDLFIENCLVLELKSADKIIPIHIAKLMSYMKLLKSPIGLMINFNVTNIYHEGQKTYVNELYRWLED, encoded by the coding sequence ATGATAACAAAGAAATATTTGACTGATTTAATTTATCAAGTTAACGGAGCAGCAATTGAAGTTCATAAAAATATTGGAGCCGGACTTTTAGAAAGTATCTATCATCAATGTATGATTAAAGAATTATCCTTAAGAGGAATTAATTTTCAATCAGAACTCAAAATACCTGTTGAATATAAAGGTCTGGAATTAGAGTCAGATTTAAGATGTGATTTATTTATTGAAAATTGCTTAGTTCTTGAACTAAAATCAGCTGATAAAATTATACCTATTCATATTGCGAAACTAATGTCTTATATGAAGCTTTTAAAGTCCCCAATAGGATTAATGATAAATTTTAATGTCACAAATATTTATCACGAAGGCCAAAAAACATACGTCAACGAATTGTATCGCTGGCTAGAAGATTAA
- a CDS encoding SUF system Fe-S cluster assembly protein: protein MEQEIDTNELGESIVKVLKGIYDPEIPVDIYELGLIYDVMVNTDYEVKILMTLTSPNCPVAESLPREVEEKVKTIENIKDVDVEITFDPPWSKDLMSEEAKLELGML from the coding sequence ATGGAACAAGAAATAGACACAAACGAATTAGGAGAATCAATCGTAAAAGTTTTAAAAGGAATTTACGATCCTGAGATTCCTGTTGATATTTATGAATTAGGATTAATTTACGATGTAATGGTTAATACTGATTACGAAGTAAAAATCTTAATGACACTTACTTCACCAAACTGTCCGGTTGCAGAAAGTTTACCAAGAGAAGTTGAGGAAAAAGTAAAAACAATCGAAAACATCAAAGATGTTGATGTTGAAATTACTTTTGATCCGCCTTGGAGTAAAGATTTAATGAGCGAAGAAGCAAAATTAGAATTAGGAATGCTTTAA
- a CDS encoding DUF2480 family protein, whose translation MEEIINKVANSALEVFDLEDYYPKGMRVQIDISQWLLEGFLLKEKDFREHLKNHDWSQYQDQYVAVNCSTDAIIPAWALILVSVHLAPFAKKVVNGTIEDLDASLYEEILSKIDYSVYKSKPVIVKGCSRKPVPMRAYILATTYLQPFARSIMYGEACSAVPLYKESKK comes from the coding sequence ATGGAAGAAATTATCAATAAAGTTGCCAATAGTGCTTTAGAAGTTTTTGATTTAGAGGATTATTATCCAAAAGGAATGCGAGTTCAGATTGATATTTCGCAATGGCTTTTGGAAGGTTTTTTATTGAAAGAAAAAGACTTTAGAGAACATCTTAAAAATCATGACTGGTCACAATACCAAGATCAATACGTTGCGGTAAATTGCAGTACAGATGCTATTATTCCTGCCTGGGCATTAATTTTAGTTAGTGTGCATTTGGCTCCTTTTGCCAAAAAAGTAGTTAACGGAACCATCGAAGACTTAGACGCAAGTCTTTATGAAGAAATCCTAAGTAAAATTGATTATTCTGTTTACAAAAGTAAACCCGTAATTGTAAAAGGCTGTTCCAGAAAGCCGGTTCCAATGCGCGCGTACATTTTGGCTACAACTTATTTACAACCTTTTGCAAGAAGTATTATGTATGGAGAAGCCTGTTCTGCGGTCCCTTTATATAAAGAATCTAAGAAATAA